The following proteins are encoded in a genomic region of Stutzerimonas stutzeri:
- a CDS encoding bifunctional protein-serine/threonine kinase/phosphatase, protein MSSQLQVSLGQHSDKGRKESNQDFHGAYIPKEPQLSSKGIALAIADGISSSAVSHIASESAVAGFFADYYCTSDAWSVKTSAQRVLMATNSWLHAQSQQSPYRYDRDRGYVCTFSALVIKSTTAHLFHAGDSRVYRVQGKTLEQLTNDHRLWLSDEKSYLSRALGIHPQLEIDYRAEPVEVGDIFVLATDGVYEFASAHFMNEAIARHAADLDAAARAIVNEALQRGSDDNLTVQILRIEQLPLHAPDELYQHLTELPFPPALEARARFDGYTIVREVHASSRSHVYLATDNDDDTPVIIKTPSMDLQRDVAYLERFLTEEWVARRINSAHVAQPCRQTRKRNFLYSVSEFIDGQTLTQWMIDHPWPDLETVRGIVEQIAKGLRAFHRLEMLHQDLRPENVMIDATGTVKIIDFGSTRVAGILEVASPIERSELLGTAQYTAPEYFLGESGTPRSDLFSLAVITYQMLTGKLPYGLQVAQCRNRAAQNRLSYRPIREHDREVPVPAWIDDVLRKALHPDPYKRYEDLSEFVFELRQPNQAFLNKARPPLMERNPVLFWKAVSLGLAITLVMLLMR, encoded by the coding sequence ATGAGCAGCCAACTTCAGGTTTCACTGGGCCAACACAGCGACAAGGGCCGCAAGGAAAGCAATCAGGATTTCCACGGCGCCTATATCCCCAAAGAGCCGCAGTTGAGCAGCAAGGGCATCGCCCTTGCGATAGCCGATGGCATCAGCAGCAGCGCCGTCAGCCATATCGCCAGCGAATCGGCCGTGGCTGGATTCTTCGCCGACTACTACTGCACCTCGGACGCCTGGTCGGTGAAAACCTCCGCGCAGCGGGTGTTGATGGCGACCAACTCCTGGCTGCATGCGCAAAGCCAACAGAGCCCGTATCGTTACGACAGGGACCGCGGCTACGTCTGCACCTTCAGCGCGCTGGTCATCAAATCGACCACTGCGCACCTCTTCCACGCCGGCGACTCGCGGGTCTATCGCGTCCAGGGCAAGACGCTGGAGCAGCTCACCAACGACCATCGCCTCTGGCTGTCCGACGAGAAGAGCTACCTGAGCCGGGCGCTGGGTATCCATCCGCAGCTGGAAATCGACTACCGCGCCGAACCGGTGGAGGTCGGCGATATCTTCGTCCTGGCCACCGATGGGGTGTACGAGTTCGCCAGCGCGCACTTCATGAACGAGGCCATCGCGCGGCATGCGGCTGATCTGGACGCTGCCGCGCGAGCGATCGTCAACGAAGCGCTGCAACGCGGCAGCGACGACAACCTCACAGTGCAGATTCTGCGCATCGAGCAGTTGCCACTGCATGCCCCGGACGAGCTCTATCAGCACCTCACCGAGTTGCCCTTCCCGCCCGCTCTCGAGGCACGGGCGCGGTTCGATGGCTACACCATCGTTCGCGAAGTGCATGCCAGCAGCCGCAGCCACGTCTATCTGGCAACCGACAATGACGACGACACGCCGGTGATCATCAAGACGCCGTCGATGGACCTGCAGCGGGACGTGGCCTATCTCGAACGCTTTCTCACCGAAGAGTGGGTCGCGCGGCGAATCAACAGCGCGCATGTGGCCCAGCCGTGCCGGCAGACACGCAAGCGCAACTTTCTCTACAGCGTCAGCGAATTCATCGACGGCCAGACATTGACGCAGTGGATGATCGACCACCCTTGGCCAGATCTGGAGACGGTACGCGGCATCGTCGAGCAGATCGCCAAGGGCTTGCGCGCCTTTCACCGGCTGGAAATGCTGCATCAGGATCTACGTCCCGAGAACGTCATGATCGATGCGACCGGCACGGTGAAGATCATCGATTTCGGTTCGACGCGCGTTGCCGGCATCCTGGAGGTCGCCTCGCCGATCGAGCGCAGTGAACTGCTGGGCACCGCGCAGTACACCGCCCCGGAATATTTCCTCGGCGAAAGCGGCACGCCTCGCTCGGACCTGTTCTCGCTGGCCGTCATCACCTATCAGATGCTGACCGGCAAACTGCCCTATGGCCTGCAGGTCGCGCAGTGCCGTAACCGCGCCGCCCAGAACAGACTCAGCTACCGCCCGATTCGCGAACATGACCGAGAAGTACCCGTCCCGGCGTGGATCGACGACGTGTTGCGCAAGGCGCTGCACCCCGATCCGTACAAGCGCTATGAAGACCTCTCGGAATTCGTGTTCGAATTGCGTCAGCCCAACCAGGCCTTTCTCAACAAGGCGCGACCGCCACTGATGGAGCGCAATCCGGTGTTGTTCTGGAAGGCTGTGTCATTGGGCCTGGCGATCACGCTCGTCATGCTGTTGATGCGCTGA